The Celeribacter marinus genome window below encodes:
- the fghA gene encoding S-formylglutathione hydrolase, with the protein MSLEVISKIRSHGGTQGVYKHASSATGTDMEFSVFVPDHAAGATLPVVIYLSGLTCSQANVTEKGEYRAACAALGLIFVAPDTSPRGADVPDDAEGAYDFGLGAGFYVNATEAPFGQHYNMRDYIERELHALIGADFPADISRVAIMGHSMGGHGALTIALRNRDQYKSVSAFAPIVSPLNCPWGEKALSGYLGADRAAWRTYDACALIEDGARVADILVDQGTGDNFLETQLKPDLLAAACAAADQPVTLRMQEGYDHSYYFISTFMAEHLEWHAARLRV; encoded by the coding sequence ATGAGCCTTGAAGTCATTTCGAAAATCCGCAGCCACGGCGGTACGCAGGGCGTCTATAAACATGCCTCATCCGCAACGGGAACGGACATGGAATTTTCCGTGTTTGTGCCTGATCACGCGGCGGGGGCGACCCTGCCCGTGGTGATTTACCTGTCGGGGCTGACCTGTTCGCAGGCCAACGTGACGGAAAAGGGCGAGTATCGCGCGGCCTGTGCCGCGTTGGGACTGATCTTTGTTGCGCCGGACACAAGCCCGCGCGGCGCGGATGTGCCGGATGATGCCGAGGGGGCGTATGATTTCGGCCTTGGGGCGGGGTTTTACGTCAATGCGACCGAGGCGCCGTTTGGTCAGCATTACAACATGCGTGACTATATCGAGCGCGAATTGCATGCGCTGATTGGCGCGGACTTTCCCGCCGATATAAGCCGTGTTGCGATCATGGGGCATTCGATGGGCGGACATGGCGCGCTCACGATCGCGCTGCGCAATCGCGATCAATACAAATCGGTATCGGCGTTTGCACCGATTGTGTCGCCGCTCAATTGTCCGTGGGGCGAAAAGGCGCTTTCGGGATATCTGGGGGCTGATCGCGCGGCGTGGCGGACCTATGATGCCTGCGCGTTGATCGAGGATGGCGCACGAGTTGCGGATATTTTGGTCGATCAAGGCACGGGCGATAATTTCCTAGAGACACAACTCAAGCCCGATTTGTTGGCGGCGGCTTGTGCCGCGGCGGATCAGCCGGTCACCCTGCGCATGCAAGAGGGGTACGATCATTCGTACTACTTTATCTCGACGTTTATGGCGGAGCATCTGGAATGGCACGCGGCGCGTTTGCGTGTTTGA